The Topomyia yanbarensis strain Yona2022 chromosome 3, ASM3024719v1, whole genome shotgun sequence nucleotide sequence GCGAGTGTTATATGGATCGAGGCATGAGAGGAGTCCGTAAACGAGCCCGAGCTGACACCTTAAGCAAGTGGTAACATCAGTGGGATAACGCTGTAAACGGTACATGGACCCATCGACTAAATCCATGCTTGTCGGTATGGGTGAACAGAGCGCACGGTGAGGTGAACTTCTACACGACGCAATTCTTGTCTGGTCATCGCTGTTTCTTAAAGTATCTGAATGGTTCGGCCACGCGAGTTCGCCGTTCTGAATCGCGTGCAATGATGCAGAGGAAACGCCTGAGCACGTGGTCCTCGAATGCCCGCGATTCGAGCACGAGTAAAACGAAATAAGAACCATTGTCGGTGAGGACGTTAACATGAATAatattgaatagaaaaaaagtaTAGTAAGAAAGGGTGTGAGATGTGAGAGATGGTAAATGATAGCTATAGCCgtgacattatttttgcatattatgTTATATTTTTATTCCCCTATTATAAATACTGCAACTGGTAACTTTTGCACCGTGACCAGTATAACTTACATCTTGTAAAAGAAATCAAATTATCGTTAGAAGTTTGTGATTTCAAAATACAGTTCCTGTCGGAGATGCCACGAGCATATAATGAATATGAATTCTATGAGAAATCTAtgatctcactactaggtgaataaATTGGTGGTCTGTGTGTTCATATGCCACCCCATCTGCATCATGACTGAACGCCATGCTTAATCTAACGGGTAAAAACATCAACTATGGACAAAGTTGCACTGTGAAGTGAATTTACActttgttttgtctttgaagtgaacttacatattattttttgagaaatagcTCATTCATTATTGAGTTAATTCACGGTATTGAATTCTTTGTATAACGTAGATGTTTTTTCATATCCCAATACTCAAAATCGGTTTAACACTAGTAAAGCGATATTCTTTTTTAGctatctcatttttagttattgaaaattggtaagtgaagtataaaaatataaaatatttaatatctGCGCCGTTCATGAACAGATTTGGACGATCTATGgattgttcgaaaggtattctatTTATATGCACTCTGTGCGACTTAATTGCTTTGTCCAAATGCTATTTACCTAAAacttgtgttttgacaaaatcacccaAATCTCAGAAAATAACAtatctaaaaataaaaatagtggCAAATTGGACTGCagtcctttcatttgaaactagttttgtaAAGACCGGGTCAGccgttgctgagataattacatgacattactgcacatacatacagacacacacaaacatacgaacattgtcccaatttgtcgagttgagtcgatttttatatgagactcggccctccgggtcttggaaagttttaaaaatttgagtGAATCCCATACATTTcctttgtaagaaatgtaaaaagaaaaaaaaatgcctcGTTaggctaccgcatttgggcttcaataaacattgtatatcaaataaATGAAGGATTCACATAACATGAATGTGCTTGTCAATAGTAATAAATAATGTGATTTTTTAAATCCCTTTTTTTACTTCAATGTAAGAATCTGAGGAATCTTCGCGCGATAGAACGTGTTAACTGGAAATGACTACATACTTGATACAGCAAAGAGCATTTGGGCTTTAGGTGGAATGGTACGGTACATTCCATAAAAAGCatacgattttattttttataatttttaggtATATTATATACGAATACATCAAGGTAGAAACTCTATTTACAACAGACGCAATGCAATACTTAATTCCATGCAATGAATACTTAATTCCAGTACGACTAAATTTTGCTATTCGGTAACAGGACAGTAACTAATCATGAACCATGTcatgctttaattttttttttggtcccgAGATTCCGTAGCATCGGTGCTCACGTGGCTATCCTTGTCATTATTTCGTTTGTACACGTGATTGCTATTCGGAATCTGTACATAATCGTAATCTAGCGGTGTTTCATTATTCTGAACGGAGTTGACCTGTGTATAAATTGGTTGTGGAACTGCTCCTCTATTGTCAAATATTCTAGTTCTACGGTATGTCGGTGGTACGCTAGGTGGGGCGATGTTGATATCGCGATAATATGGTACGGCAGAGGGATCCGCAGTCGTTACCACCACCGGAACAAAACCGGATCGTGCTAGTGTGTTCGATTGTATTTGTGCAGGATTGGGGGTCGTGGAAACGTAGGCAAGATTCGCGGATGGTTGATATTTCACATATCTTCGGGCGACAGGAGCTATTGTTGATTGAATTAGATTGTTGGCGTGTGGTGCTGTGttatagctgtgaatttttacATCGTTGACGCGAAGACGGGATGGATAGTATGGAGCCGGAATCTGCGATGGGGTGGATTGTGGGTAGTAAATGGTTCGTTGAGGCTGATGCCGTCGGATAGGTGCTGATTGCTGTACATACTGCTGGCGCTGCTGTAGTTCCTTATAGTAATTATAAATGGGCTGCGCTGATGCGAGTGGAGATACTACAGGAACGGCTGTTACCGGTACTTGAACGATTTCCGGAGCTGTCGGCTCATGGTGCAGTGCATTAGGATTCGGTTCATTTTCGTAAGTCACATCCGCTCGGTATCCATTGTTATCAGCTATATATTTTACAATTTGCATCCGACCGTCGGGTAGTTGCACCTTATATCTTCCTTTGACCGCTCCATCGACTTGTTGTTGCTGAGTGTGGGAAAAGTCATCCCCAGATGCTGCATCCTTCACGGCGTACGAGAAAATATAATGTTTTTTCAGGTTCGTcgcttcctagaaaaacaaAACCATTCGAATATGATTAAAGTGTTAGTTGTAGAGCATTATATAGAAAACAATTACATTGTAATTATCAATTTCATTGTCCTCGTAAGCGTCTACCACTTGGTGGTTTAAAACTCGCGCAGCATGCTTTGCAAGTGCCGTGTATGCTGGTTTAACGATCAAGTTATCTGCCCCAGAGAAGCGCTCCGTTTTCGCTAGACGTTCTTTCAAAGCAAATTTTTCATACGGATGAGTCAAAGCGTTCATCGCAGCACTATTTATCAGTCGTGGGAATTGGACGGGACCTTGACTGGAAATagaaatgtaaaatgaaaacaGATTTAGACTCAATCGGATTCTTCTCAAGCTTATTGGTTAAACAGTAAATAGCAGGTCTTACTTCAccaaattttgcatgaacttgTCACCGTTGATGATCACGTTTTTATCGTAAATGCTGATTCCATCGTAAACGTTTTCGTACGGATGCGGATTGATGTCCCGAGGCCGCAGAAGAGAAGATGGTTCGGGTGCTTCGATCGCAAAGATGCTTATAATTGGCAAAATGATGACAACTATGCACTGAGATGCGGCCTGTCGGTTGCTCTGTGAATAACGAAAATGCATTGATCAACCGCTAAGTACAAGCAAATTCCTTTAAGTTtactaaaagaaaaaaatgagatcCCCGCGCGGGCATTTATATTTAGCcctatttttatctttttacataCAGAAAAAAGCAAGGGGGCCTTGCAGGCCCGCTAGGTATCTCGACATCAACTGTGCATACTGGTGATGTAAATAATATTCGTGGCACGTATGTTTGCATCCAAAAAGCGATTCTGATGAATTCATTTCAGTTTTTACAAATATTTCCTAAGCTTTGACGAATTTATCTTCGATTAAAATGGTGAAATATGTGTAAAATGGGAAAAAGAAATCAAAATTCATTAGAAATTCCCACAGTTtctctgcatacctcaaaacttcATGTGGTGTAGCTTTTTTAATAactaacaactttgctgaaagtTGCATGATGATTGGAGGTTACTTCGAAGATtagaagaatttttgaaaatgaagcatgtgcgagaaagagatgCAGCACTTAACATTATATTACAGtatcatttttccacaaagttCGATCAATTTACAGTATTCTGTAATGTTAATCCTTTCATCTTTAGCTATACATCTGAAGATTTTATGACATTTTTGATGATATGATACTGacattttttactgaatttattgtttccattgccgatatttcatacatttttgcataaaaacttaaaaattctTTTCAACTTCAGAGTATTCAGATTTGACAAAGTtacactgcctatgatcgcaaatcagtcccataaagatagaaaatgccatagaaacaaatatatgatGATGGGCAGTACAGAAGTTTGAAACATGCGTTTTGAAAAGCAAAATTTTGTTCGGTAGTTCTTTTACTCCTGAGCGACAACTGTCAACATTGTAAATTGCcataatattgatttttttcttggcaaatccctcggcatgatactgtaccttgatgtggtccgggggcttttccaccaaagcagtattacagtgattatatcacagaaacttgggatacgaatattttctttttagttaagctacattgtgatcaattttagtacttaacttggcgacctttattatccactgccatggtcaaataatatacaatgtgggtttagggcccaattctctctgcaaGCAAATttcttattctctcatatacactatcaatctctcattccaaacgtacaaacgtggcctacacgataacacaaacctggtcacaaatacgaacgcccgcgttctcgccaatattcaaacatcccgattgattaggtgaacgttggaacctaagaacctaagctcgcgtaatcatgaatcggtcacgtccggaagtctccgcccttgatcctagcagcccaaattcatgcctttagttggaccaatagaaataaaaactagataagacgtccacgcgcggtcattgaagaatacgcgaacatgcgaatggccacacgcttacaaaaataatgtgtcgttacatactagcacacgcgacaaaaacatccacatacaaacgctcgagtccttcgcgatcatccacgcacgaccacactcacgatctcgtaaaaagtataacaccccggtgattaagtgaatggtttagcacttttaaattaacaatcccggtctcgagagtgaaccttcgcgcgatcatgcatcggtttcgtccggaatcccCTATTCTAGGCCCTAatagcataagtccaatgccgtcaggtggaccaatcaaaaatataatgctcatattcactaaactacataaaaatcgaatgtatacacacaaagtcacatacacgtgacaaacaaatataaaaatgcttgagcccttcgcgaccatccacgcaacctatactcgcgctcttccagacattataacatctcggtgataat carries:
- the LOC131692881 gene encoding uncharacterized protein LOC131692881; this translates as MRLTLCSYKSNRQAASQCIVVIILPIISIFAIEAPEPSSLLRPRDINPHPYENVYDGISIYDKNVIINGDKFMQNLVNQGPVQFPRLINSAAMNALTHPYEKFALKERLAKTERFSGADNLIVKPAYTALAKHAARVLNHQVVDAYEDNEIDNYNEATNLKKHYIFSYAVKDAASGDDFSHTQQQQVDGAVKGRYKVQLPDGRMQIVKYIADNNGYRADVTYENEPNPNALHHEPTAPEIVQVPVTAVPVVSPLASAQPIYNYYKELQQRQQYVQQSAPIRRHQPQRTIYYPQSTPSQIPAPYYPSRLRVNDVKIHSYNTAPHANNLIQSTIAPVARRYVKYQPSANLAYVSTTPNPAQIQSNTLARSGFVPVVVTTADPSAVPYYRDINIAPPSVPPTYRRTRIFDNRGAVPQPIYTQVNSVQNNETPLDYDYVQIPNSNHVYKRNNDKDSHVSTDATESRDQKKN